AATAGCTTTACTTAAGACCTGTGTCTTGCAGACTTCACTTGTGAAGCAGCCACAGCACAGACTGATTGTCATTTAGTTTTCCATGTAGACCGAGATGGTGCTTTTGGATGTGGTCAGACTCACACAGCGGCTGTGTTTACCTTCCCATGCAGGTTCCCCGGGAGAAGAGAACAATATCTCAGACCAAGACAGAGTCCCTGGGCTCTGATGTAGATCCCAACAAAAGGTACATGTAGGTATAACATCCCTTTTACAAACCAGAatttgccgtgtgtgtgtgtgtgtgagaccttgCCACCACACTGTCTATGGTCCTTATTTCATATTAAATTAAACCCCTGACATTTTACCTGCCCTGTTCTTTAATTGTTCTTGCTCAGGCATTTGATGGCCCCCCTGCAAGAGACTTCAATGGTGTCAGCGGAGAGCAGGATCCAGGTTTTGAAGGGCCCCTTTAACATTCTCCTGCCCAACCAGCTGCATGGCCAGGACAACAAGAGGGGAGTCCCTTTCCCCTCCCCGGACACCACTGTCACCGTCTCCATCGCCGCCGTCCCCAACTACCCCAACATCAAGATGGAGGGCTCCTCCAATGGCTTCTCTGTCACAGTCCCCAACCACTGCTCTGAGTCCGACAGCCACACGGTGGAGTTCGCCCGGCAGCTCACCCACAGCCAGTTCAGCCCCAGCACTCAGACCCGCACCCCCGACTCCACCTTCCCAGAGAACTATAAGGACAGTTCCCAAGAGGTGTGTTACACATACACAACAGCAAGAATCCAATAGCCTCTTCTCTAATCtaaaccccacccctcccccactatatctctctcccctgtcagACATGACCCTTTTTACCTGAGCCTCTGGAGCCTACAACGGTGGGTCTCAACCCTCCCTGTTTTATTTGAACATGCCAAAATAGCAGACCAGCGTGTTGTTATGCCATTGTCTCGCCCACACAATAAAGTGCAGTACTATTTCCCTTCTACAATAGCCCAagccctttctctcttctctcctctcgctctttctctattTAACCTGGAGGGGGATTACCTTGGAAAGGGATAACCCAACGCAAACCCCTTcacacaggggagggagggattggaagGGAAGAGGgcaagcgagagggagagagagagagagctccctaGACTCCCTTTAACCCCTGAAAGCACTAGGTACGGCCTCGTCGTGGATGCTTGTCTAAATCcagcccctctcccactctcctctttgtGTTCCGCAGGTGTTCTCCTTCCCAGGGGATCTCCAGTTACGCCTGGCCTCCATCGCGCCGGAGGAATACAGCGCTTTTGACACCGTGCCGGGGTAAGCCCGCCGGCCGCCCGCCGTCGCCATGATAGGCCCTGATAGAAGACTCCCGAGAATAGCCTCATTCACTACAGTTACCTGGGAGTCACCAGATTCCCTCAGTGTAAAAGGCACAATGCCAAACCCAATGTTAACAAGGGCCTCTGTGACACTATGAGGATTTGGTCAATGGGAAGGGCTTGATGAGTGTGGCCTAAATGTGTAGGCCTTCCCTTTCCCTAGCCTGAAATCCAGACCTGTTTTGTGCCAAACATATGACAGAGTACAAGTAGTGGAATGTCAACACAAAACAGGTCTGGATTTCAGGCTACTCTTTTCCCTAAAGGAAAATACAAATGTACTATTGTAACCAATGCTTATTTTTCTATTAGGAATAATTTTGAGTACACCGTGGAGGCTTCCAAGTCGCTGCGTCAGAAGACCGGTGACGGCACCATGACGTACCTGAACAAGGGCCAGTTCTACCCCATCAGCCTCAAGGAGATAGACAACAGCAAGCTGCTCCGCCACCCCATCAGCAAAGTCAGGGTAAGACCACACCACCAAGCTAGCTCATCGTTCAAGTACCAACACATGATCTGAGTAGGTCTCTCGTTTTAGAAGATACCTCTGGTGAAAAGTTAGACCGGAACAAACAGAGAAATCTTAGGCTCGTTGTTAGCTATTATGCTAATAGTAGCTTTTTAGCTACTAACAGGTCTGATCTCGTTAAATTGAATGTGTCTGTTGAGCTCACATGTTTGATGGCTCTGGGATTGTGTGCCCCATTTTAgagtgtggtgatggtggtgttcgGGGAAGAGAAGTGCAGAGACGACCAACTGAAGCACTGGAAGTACTGGCACTCCAGACAGCACACAGCCAAGCAGAGGTGTCTTGATATTGGTGAGAGCCAATACTGTAGTCTACATCACACAAATCTCCACAAGAACTCTTAAAGGGGAGTTTAAAGGCCTAACGAATCCATTCAAGGCCAGATTTACGGTGCGAAGCACCAGTTACGACAAGTTTTccaaagaaaagcaaaaaaaaaaactgtctaAAACATGAATTGCTTTACCCTTAAAGGTTGTTCATGAACCTGTTTTTATTACCACGGGGAAATAACAGGTGCAAAATTGGCATTACAAATGCTTATTAAATCAGTCCGCAGTTTCTTATGTCACATAAAGTCTCCGGAAGTACTGCCTGAATGGTAATGAATGCATTTGATCATATCTACCTAACACTCTTACCGTCCTGCAATACCACTGGTGTGATTCACTGTTGTTCCCTGACTTGTTGTGCAACCAATCACCCTCCATTTCCTCCCTCCTGTCAcatgctgtctctgtctcagctcaAGGAGAGGCAGCCAGCTAGCCaaggagccagacagacagatccacCCAATGACGATAAACTGGGCCTGTATTcaaaaagtgtctcagagtagatctgatctaggatcaggtcctccctacTCCATATAATCGTCATCTTATTCATGAATAATATTCTGAGACTCTTTATGAATACAGGCCATGTTCTCATTGGTTGAATCTGAACAAACCGCTTTAGAACAGTACACCTGATTGGATGAGGGTGTGGGTGGAAATGGGACAGGGCCAGTTGCCCTGTTTGTTAATGATACCTGTGTAAACTGGGACCCATGGTGGCTCCCTGTCAGGACAATACAGCAACTTAGTTCTCTGGAGGTAGACTGATCAATCTTACTCTGCATGCACACACTGCGAAAAGAAAGGTTTGTTCTGCTCGACAGAGGAAAGTACATTGTTTCACTTGCAGTCTGACTTTGATGGAAGGACTACGGGCGAAAGGTAACTGCTGGTACTCTGCTTGCTTTGGATTaaagtagtcagtcagtcagaagcGTAGAGGAACCCTACTTAAAATCGTGTGGTTTGTAGTATAGGGCTATAGGCCAAGGTGTGAAAGTGTATTGGTGAATCCTAGTTAGGAAGTTGGTTGGGATTGGTCAGAACGTAAAGTTGGAGAACCAAGCACCTAGATTTCCCAATTTATTGTGTTATTTGGAAAACATTTCTGAAAGACTTAACGATAATGCGAGACAAGAAGGCCAATGCCACAGTTGgagcttttaaaaaaaaaaaatcaacaccTTTTGAGGATAAAAAGCTTGTTTGTTTATCAAACCGCTAAGTTGTGGGATGGGTCTTCACCAGGGCGGGAGCACATTTTCAGTAGTTGTGTCTAAAACAAGCTACTGACCTGCACTTCACTCTTCTGCAACTCTCCTAAGACAATGACAATGAAATCAACCATATCCTTCAAATATTGCCATCCTTCCTCCAATAAAATATCAGAAGTCTCCTTCCGCCTCTCCATACATCCACTTAGCCAACTTAGTTTCATAACTTAGCCACCACCACAGCCCTTTTTCATTTAAAAGTCTAATGTCAATGCTAACAGTGCAGTCCATTATGTGTCCTGTGCTTCCCAGCTGACTACAAGGAGAGCTTCAACACCATCAGCAACATTGAGGAGATCTCCTACAATGCCATATCCTTCACCTGGGACATCAACGAGGAGGCTAAGGTGAGACAGGAAATGTGAGGAATAAGGGAGTTGGAGAGAAAGTTGTAGGGCAACTTGATTTTCCTTAGAACAcagcaaatcaaattatattggtcgcatacacatatttagcagatgctattgcgggtgtagcgaaatgcttgtgttcctagctccaactgtgcagtaatgtctaacagtacacacatctaaaagtaaaataatggaattgagaaatatagaaatattaggacgATCAATGTCAAGAGTCCGGATTAATCCtagatttaatcctagtaagattgacctgttttaggtcagttaggatcaccactttattctaAGAATGTttaaatttcagaataatagtagagataattatttatttcagctttgatttctttcatcacattcccagtgggtcagaagttcacatacactcaattagtatttggtagcattgcctttaaattgtttacttTGGGTCAAGCATTTTGGgaagcattccacaagcttcccacaataagttgggtgaattttggcccattcctcctgacatagctggtgtaactgagtcaggtttgtaggcctccttgctcgcacacacattttctatgggattgaggtcagggctttgtgatggccactccaataccttgactttgttgaccttaagccattttgccacaactttggaagtatgcttggggtcattgtccatttgtaagacccatttgtgaccaagcttgaacttcctgactgatgtcttgagatgttgctgcaatatatccacataattttcctcccgcatgacgccatctattttgtgaagtgcaccagtccctcctgcagcaaatcacccctacaagatgatgctgccacccccgtgcttcagggttgggatggtgttcttcagcttgcaagcctccccctttttcctccaaacataatgatggtcattatggccaaacagttctatttttgtttcttcagaccagttgacatttctacaaaaagtacgatccttgtccccatgtgcagttgcaaaccttagtctggcttttttagggccgttttggagcagtggcttcttccttgctgagcggccttttaggttatgttgatataggactcgttgtcctgtggatatagatactgtgtacctgtttcctccagcatcttcacaaggtcctttgctgaagttctgggattgatttgcacttttcgcaccaaagtacgttaatctctaggagacagaatgcatctccttcctgagcggaatgatggctgcgtggtcccatggtgtttctacttgcgtactattgtttgtacagattaacatggcaccttcaggcatttggaaattcctcccaaggatgaaccagactacattttttttctgaggtctttgctgatttcttttgattttcccatgatgtcaatcaaagaggcactgagtttgaaggtaggccttgaaatacatccacaggtacacctccaattgactcaaatgatgtcaattagcctatcagaagcttctaaagacatgatGTAATTTTCAgcactctgggatgctggccttctaggcagcgttgcaaagaaaaagccatatctcagactggccaataaaaataaaagattaagatgggcaaaaaaaACAGACACTGGTCAGGAAGAtaggaaaaaagtgttatggactaatcttaagtttgaggtgttcggatcacaaagaagaacagttgtgagatgcagaaaaaatgtaaagatgctggaggagtgcttgacaccatctgtcaagcatggtggaggcaatgtggtGATCTGGGGTGCTTTGGTgctggtaaagtgggagatttgtacagtgTAAAAGGAATCTTGATGGAgtgctatcactccattttgcaacaccatgccataccctgtggacggcgcttaattggagccaatttcctcctacaacaagacaatgacccaaagcacagctccaaattATGCAATatctatttagggaagaagcagtcagctggtattctgtctataatggagtggcccgcacagtcaccggatctcaacactattgagctgttgtgggagcagcttcaTCGTATGGTCCGTAAGAaatgcccatcaagccaatccaatttgtgggaggtgcttcaggaagcatggagtgaaatctcttcagattacctcaacaaattgacaactagaatgccaaaggtctgcaatgCTGCAAatggattctttgacgaaagcaaagtttgaaggacacaattattatttcaattaaaaatcattatttataaccttgtcaacttCTTGACTATATTTCTTATTCATTTTGCAAATTATTTCATGTATttttttcatggaaaacaaggacatttcccaGTAactcaaacttttgaacggtgtgtgtatgtatatatggaCATTGTGGACAGtatatggatagaatatgtagtatatctgaagGATACATAGGATAGaatagtagttatataggatggccttgactagaaggaagtatatacatataaaatgggtaaaacagtaagtaaacatttatttaagtgaccagtgttcctTATCTATGTACATAGGGTAGCAGGCTCTAAGGGGCAGGGTTGAGcaactgggtggtagccggctactgacagtgactaagttctgGGCAgggtggaggctggctagtgatggcttaacagtctgatgtccttgagattgaaaaacagattGTATCTCTttgccccagctttgatgcacctgtactgacctcaccttctggatgatagcggggtgaacaggctgtggctcgggtggttgaggACCTTAATGATCTTCTGGGCCTTCCTGTACCAACGGGTGTTATagatgtcctggaaggcaggcagtgtgcccctggtgaagcgctgggcagaccgcaccaccctctggagagccttgcggatGGTGctgttgctgtaccaggcggtgacacagcccaacaggatgctctcaatggtgtatTTGTcaaggtttgtgagggtcttaggggccaagcccaATGTTTTTCAACCGCCTCCtgtggttgaagaggcactgttgcgccttcaccacactgtgtgggtggaccatttcagattgtcagtgatgtgtacgctgaggaacttgaagcgttCCATCTTCTCCACGGCGGCCACGTTTATGTGGACAGGAGCGTGCTCCCtttgctgtctcctgaagtctacgatcatctccttcattttgttgacgttgagggagaggttatttatctggcaccactccaccagggctaTATTGTCGTTGtaggtaatcaggcctaccactgttgtgtagtctgcaaacttgatgatcgagttggaagtgtgtcatgggtgaacagggagtacaggagggagctgtgcacacacccttgtggggcccctgtagTGGAGGTGtcgttgcctaccttcaccacctgtggGGCGGCCCGTCGGGAAGTCcaagacccagttgcacagggtggggttcaaaCCCAGGGCGTCAagtttaatgatgagcttggtgaGTACTATGgggttgaaggctgagctgtagtgaatgaacagcattcttacataggtattcctcttgtccagatgggatagggcagtgcgaTGGAAAATGGCATAaactgtggatctattggggcattgtgacaaattgcagtgggtctaaggtgtcgggtaaggtggaggtgatatgatccttaactagcctctcaaagcacttcatgatgacggaagtgagtgctatggggcgatagtcatttagttcagttaccttcgctttcttgggtacaggaacaatggtggacatcttgaagcaagtagggagagcagactgggacagggagagattgaatatgttcgtaaacactccagccagctgttctgctcatgctctgaggacgcggctagggattaTGGGGAATGTGAGGACAGATCTTTGCCTTAAAaataatgtggtccttctgtagctcagttggtagagcatggcgcttgtaatgccagggtagtgggttcgatccccgggaccacccatacgtagaatgtatgcacacatgactgtaagtcgctttggataaaaccgtctgctaaatggcatttattattattattatattataagtgtTTTTGAAGGATTAGGTGTAAACCTGATCACTACTTCCTTAATAAACCATAAACATTCTTTGTGACAGCGGCAGAAGACTCTTCCAAAAATAGACTGCATTTCCTTGATCTAGAGGTAAGGATGTGTCTTGGCCATCAAAGATGTCAGGTGATTCGGACCAATTTGTCAAAAAGATATCGTCACATGCTTTGTCCTTTTTTATTTTCTTCTAAATGCCGATTATGGAAGGGGTCCCTCGAGTTTTGATCGAAGAATAAATATGTTTATTGTTCCTAAGGGAGTTTCTCCTGTGTGCTGGGTGTTTCGGTTGCATAGACACAGGTCGGAGGTAGCCTATAGCTGCAGAGGTAGGTGTTTGTCTGCCGTTGAGACCACATTCTTGACTCGTTTTACCTGTCATCCCCATTGTTGAGCTGAAGTGATGCGCGTAAAAGGGAGGCCTTCGGGGCTAAGCCGAGCCGAACAATGGGAGTTGGAATGAGGAAACACGGCAGGGGGGCAGAAAACTGAATTTGACAGCTAGCGATGGAATCCTGTCCGACCGGGTTCGAGGCAAGAGCAGTATTTCACTGTCCCTGACCAGTCTGTTTGGTTGTGAGGGATGGCGTCAACTGTCAACCTCCCGGAGGTTTTAGCTGGCGCTTTGTGTTCGTGTGGTGCTATGACACTGCTACTGTTGACCGTTCGACAGTTTGACTGGGATGCTAACAGAATTAGGTTAACAAATAGACGGGCAGACACGACAATTCATCTATCCCCTCGATCccctgagggacacacacacacacacacacacacgcataaccAGGATGTGGGTCTTCTCATCTTGTGACCCGAGGCCTGTGTCCATAGGATAGAGGATGttcatccttgtgtgtgtgtactgtgtaatcacctgtttgtactgtgtaCAATCACCTTTGTGTACGCACCACACTGCCTGTTTTGTAAGAACCACTGATGAGCCAGGTGTAAGGTTTCGCACTAAGGATGATGTGTAAGACTGATGGGACACTTAGTCACTGCATTTGTGTACGtacgtgcgcgtgtgtgtttgaGACGCTTTACCTTCTCTCGCTTTGCCCTCTGGTGATTTGAAACGAAGGCTCGCACACCGTTTACTCTGAAGACTGAAGTGAAACCGAAGTAGGAGCAGCCTTTCCCAAATGTTCACACTTTTTGAGCTTCTTGATAGGACATACTCCTAGGATCACGAGAATAGCTCATTGTACGAGGAGATCATCTTTACTGGAGATTGAGTAATAGCAAAAACTACAAAATGTAGTTAATATATAGTTACCATGTCATTATAGAAATGAACAGTTGTGACTACATGATATCTGTGCAACCTTTAAGTTAAAATGTCTGTGTAGCGGTTAGAATATTAAGTAAGCATAACGAAACCGTACATTCTAAAGAAAGCCACGTATTGAAATTGCTTTCAGCAAAGCCTTGTATTAGTGGTTGTCTGTAGAACTGAGTCGACGTGTAATTACCACGGTCTCCCAAACGAGGGAGACACACACTGGTTCAGTGAAGACGGCGCGTCCATAAACAAGGAACCGGACAAAGAGATCCTGTGCTCCTTAGAATTCAATGGGAGTAGAACCAGTGGGAATGCTCTTGAATAAATATGACCTCATTTACTGTGCATGGAACATCAGTCAGGTTTTATACCGGATGAACAGGGTATAAAAGTGTAAGATACTGTACCATGCATTGTGCACAATCACTATGGTGTTTAACATAGTGAGGCAAtgttacaacccccccccccccccccccccgaattaCCCAACAACTGAAATGACCACTTAAAAACAACATCCTAAATCTTCTTCCTCAGATCTTCATCTCGGTCAACTGCCTCAGCACAGACTTCTCCTCCCAGAAGGGGGTGAAGGGCCTTCCTCTGAACCTGCAGATAGACACCTATAGCTACAACAACCGCAGCAACAAGCCAATCCACCGAGCCTTCTGCCAGATCAAGGTGTTCTGTGACAAAGGAGCTGAGAGGAAGATccgagacgaggagaggaagcagtCTCGTAGGAAGGGCAAGTGCACTGACCTCGGCGCCAGTATGGGAGCATGTGAGTGCCCACTGAGCATAGACTcacgtaggcacacacacacacacacacacacacacacgcatcagctttttgtgcatatgggaaATTTTACATGGGACCAACCGTTTACATGTtacgtttatttttgttcagtgttataaactcagcaacaacaaccaaaatgtccctttttcaggaccctgtctttcaaagataattcgtaaaaatccaaataacttcgcagatcttcattgtaaagggtttaaacactgtttcccatgtttgttcaatgaaccataaacaattaatgaacatgcacctgtggaacggtcgttagtgtcttaacagcttacagacggtaggcaattaaggtcacagttatgaaaacttaggacactaaagaggcctttctactgactctgaaaaacaccaaaagaaaaatgctcaggatccctgctcatctgtgtgaacgtgccatgggcatgctgcaaggaggcatgaggactgcagatgtggccaggtcaataaattgcaatgtccgtactgtgagacgcctaagacagggttacaggaagacaggacggacagctgatcgcccTCGCAGTGGCAAACCACTtgtaacaacatctgcacaggatcggtacatccgaacatcacacctgcgggacaggtacaggatggcaacaacaactaccgagttacaccaggaacgcacaatccctcatCAGTggtcagactgtccgcaataggctgagagaggctggactgagggcttgtaggcctgttgtaaggcaggtcctcaccagacatgaccagcaacaacgtcgctatgggcacaaacccaccgtcgctggaccagacaggactggcaaaaattgctcttcactgacgagtcgtggtttggtctcaccaggggtgatggtctgattcatgtttattgtcgaaggaatgagtgttacaccgaggcctataCTCTGGCGCGGGATCGATTTGTAGGTGGAgagtccatcatggtctggggcggtgtgtcacagcatcatcggactgagcttgttgtcattgcagccaatctcaacgctgtgcgttacagggaagacatcctcctccctcatgtggtaccctttctgtaggctcatcctgacatgaccctccagcatgacaatgccaccagccatactgctcgttctgtgtgtgatttcctgcaagacaggaatgtcagtgttctgccatggccagcgaaggaTCTCAATCCTactgagcatgtctgggacctgtttgatcggagggtgagggatagcccccccccaacccccagaaatgtctgaacttgcaggtgccttggtggaagagtggggtaacatctcacagcacttaatgcagctgagactgactgt
Above is a genomic segment from Oncorhynchus gorbuscha isolate QuinsamMale2020 ecotype Even-year linkage group LG10, OgorEven_v1.0, whole genome shotgun sequence containing:
- the LOC124046307 gene encoding grainyhead-like protein 1 homolog isoform X5, which codes for MSQEHDNKRAVLVLQNEPSYGQRRPFTNEDEAWKSFLENPLTAATKAMMSINGDEDSAAALGLLYDYYKVPREKRTISQTKTESLGSDVDPNKRYMHLMAPLQETSMVSAESRIQVLKGPFNILLPNQLHGQDNKRGVPFPSPDTTVTVSIAAVPNYPNIKMEGSSNGFSVTVPNHCSESDSHTVEFARQLTHSQFSPSTQTRTPDSTFPENYKDSSQEVFSFPGDLQLRLASIAPEEYSAFDTVPGNNFEYTVEASKSLRQKTGDGTMTYLNKGQFYPISLKEIDNSKLLRHPISKVRSVVMVVFGEEKCRDDQLKHWKYWHSRQHTAKQRCLDIADYKESFNTISNIEEISYNAISFTWDINEEAKIFISVNCLSTDFSSQKGVKGLPLNLQIDTYSYNNRSNKPIHRAFCQIKVFCDKGAERKIRDEERKQSRRKDGDVKVPILQKRNDVTSFKMMTDFETQPVLFIPDVHFSNVQRHPFSQEDGEESSGMKKLPYANEDEFGSPPNKLARIDEPKKVLLYVRKDTDEVFDAVMLKNPTLKGLVEAISEKYNVPLQKVGKVYKKCKKGILVNMDDNIIKHYSNEDTFQITVEELGGVYKLTLTEI
- the LOC124046307 gene encoding grainyhead-like protein 1 homolog isoform X2, whose protein sequence is MSQEHDNKRAVLVLQNEPSYGQRRPFTNEDEAWKSFLENPLTAATKAMMSINGDEDSAAALGLLYDYYKVPREKRTISQTKTESLGSDVDPNKRYMHLMAPLQETSMVSAESRIQVLKGPFNILLPNQLHGQDNKRGVPFPSPDTTVTVSIAAVPNYPNIKMEGSSNGFSVTVPNHCSESDSHTVEFARQLTHSQFSPSTQTRTPDSTFPENYKDSSQEVFSFPGDLQLRLASIAPEEYSAFDTVPGNNFEYTVEASKSLRQKTGDGTMTYLNKGQFYPISLKEIDNSKLLRHPISKVRSVVMVVFGEEKCRDDQLKHWKYWHSRQHTAKQRCLDIADYKESFNTISNIEEISYNAISFTWDINEEAKIFISVNCLSTDFSSQKGVKGLPLNLQIDTYSYNNRSNKPIHRAFCQIKVFCDKGAERKIRDEERKQSRRKGKCTDLGASMGAYGDVKVPILQKRNDVTSFKMMTDFETQPVLFIPDVHFSNVQRHPFSQEDGEESSGMKKLPYANEDEFGSPPNKLARIDEPKKVLLYVRKDTDEVFDAVMLKNPTLKGLVEAISEKYNVPLQKVGKVYKKCKKGILVNMDDNIIKHYSNEDTFQITVEELGGVYKLTLTEI
- the LOC124046307 gene encoding grainyhead-like protein 1 homolog isoform X6; the encoded protein is MSQEHDNKRAVLVLQNEPSYGQRRPFTNEDEAWKSFLENPLTAATKAMMSINGDEDSAAALGLLYDYYKVPREKRTISQTKTESLGSDVDPNKRHLMAPLQETSMVSAESRIQVLKGPFNILLPNQLHGQDNKRGVPFPSPDTTVTVSIAAVPNYPNIKMEGSSNGFSVTVPNHCSESDSHTVEFARQLTHSQFSPSTQTRTPDSTFPENYKDSSQEVFSFPGDLQLRLASIAPEEYSAFDTVPGNNFEYTVEASKSLRQKTGDGTMTYLNKGQFYPISLKEIDNSKLLRHPISKVRSVVMVVFGEEKCRDDQLKHWKYWHSRQHTAKQRCLDIADYKESFNTISNIEEISYNAISFTWDINEEAKIFISVNCLSTDFSSQKGVKGLPLNLQIDTYSYNNRSNKPIHRAFCQIKVFCDKGAERKIRDEERKQSRRKDGDVKVPILQKRNDVTSFKMMTDFETQPVLFIPDVHFSNVQRHPFSQEDGEESSSGMKKLPYANEDEFGSPPNKLARIDEPKKVLLYVRKDTDEVFDAVMLKNPTLKGLVEAISEKYNVPLQKVGKVYKKCKKGILVNMDDNIIKHYSNEDTFQITVEELGGVYKLTLTEI
- the LOC124046307 gene encoding grainyhead-like protein 1 homolog isoform X4, whose product is MSQEHDNKRAVLVLQNEPSYGQRRPFTNEDEAWKSFLENPLTAATKAMMSINGDEDSAAALGLLYDYYKVPREKRTISQTKTESLGSDVDPNKRYMHLMAPLQETSMVSAESRIQVLKGPFNILLPNQLHGQDNKRGVPFPSPDTTVTVSIAAVPNYPNIKMEGSSNGFSVTVPNHCSESDSHTVEFARQLTHSQFSPSTQTRTPDSTFPENYKDSSQEVFSFPGDLQLRLASIAPEEYSAFDTVPGNNFEYTVEASKSLRQKTGDGTMTYLNKGQFYPISLKEIDNSKLLRHPISKVRSVVMVVFGEEKCRDDQLKHWKYWHSRQHTAKQRCLDIADYKESFNTISNIEEISYNAISFTWDINEEAKIFISVNCLSTDFSSQKGVKGLPLNLQIDTYSYNNRSNKPIHRAFCQIKVFCDKGAERKIRDEERKQSRRKDGDVKVPILQKRNDVTSFKMMTDFETQPVLFIPDVHFSNVQRHPFSQEDGEESSSGMKKLPYANEDEFGSPPNKLARIDEPKKVLLYVRKDTDEVFDAVMLKNPTLKGLVEAISEKYNVPLQKVGKVYKKCKKGILVNMDDNIIKHYSNEDTFQITVEELGGVYKLTLTEI
- the LOC124046307 gene encoding grainyhead-like protein 1 homolog isoform X8, producing MSQEHDNKRAVLVLQNEPSYGQRRPFTNEDEAWKSFLENPLTAATKAMMSINGDEDSAAALGLLYDYYKVPREKRTISQTKTESLGSDVDPNKRHLMAPLQETSMVSAESRIQVLKGPFNILLPNQLHGQDNKRGVPFPSPDTTVTVSIAAVPNYPNIKMEGSSNGFSVTVPNHCSESDSHTVEFARQLTHSQFSPSTQTRTPDSTFPENYKDSSQEVFSFPGDLQLRLASIAPEEYSAFDTVPGNNFEYTVEASKSLRQKTGDGTMTYLNKGQFYPISLKEIDNSKLLRHPISKVRSVVMVVFGEEKCRDDQLKHWKYWHSRQHTAKQRCLDIADYKESFNTISNIEEISYNAISFTWDINEEAKIFISVNCLSTDFSSQKGVKGLPLNLQIDTYSYNNRSNKPIHRAFCQIKVFCDKGAERKIRDEERKQSRRKDGDVKVPILQKRNDVTSFKMMTDFETQPVLFIPDVHFSNVQRHPFSQEDGEESSGMKKLPYANEDEFGSPPNKLARIDEPKKVLLYVRKDTDEVFDAVMLKNPTLKGLVEAISEKYNVPLQKVGKVYKKCKKGILVNMDDNIIKHYSNEDTFQITVEELGGVYKLTLTEI
- the LOC124046307 gene encoding grainyhead-like protein 1 homolog isoform X1; this encodes MSQEHDNKRAVLVLQNEPSYGQRRPFTNEDEAWKSFLENPLTAATKAMMSINGDEDSAAALGLLYDYYKVPREKRTISQTKTESLGSDVDPNKRYMHLMAPLQETSMVSAESRIQVLKGPFNILLPNQLHGQDNKRGVPFPSPDTTVTVSIAAVPNYPNIKMEGSSNGFSVTVPNHCSESDSHTVEFARQLTHSQFSPSTQTRTPDSTFPENYKDSSQEVFSFPGDLQLRLASIAPEEYSAFDTVPGNNFEYTVEASKSLRQKTGDGTMTYLNKGQFYPISLKEIDNSKLLRHPISKVRSVVMVVFGEEKCRDDQLKHWKYWHSRQHTAKQRCLDIADYKESFNTISNIEEISYNAISFTWDINEEAKIFISVNCLSTDFSSQKGVKGLPLNLQIDTYSYNNRSNKPIHRAFCQIKVFCDKGAERKIRDEERKQSRRKGKCTDLGASMGAYGDVKVPILQKRNDVTSFKMMTDFETQPVLFIPDVHFSNVQRHPFSQEDGEESSSGMKKLPYANEDEFGSPPNKLARIDEPKKVLLYVRKDTDEVFDAVMLKNPTLKGLVEAISEKYNVPLQKVGKVYKKCKKGILVNMDDNIIKHYSNEDTFQITVEELGGVYKLTLTEI